CTTTTCCCGCTCCTGCTGCTCTGCTGCACGTTGTTATGTGCGGGGTGCGGCTATCGCTTCGCCGGAACGGCCGGAAACACGCTGGCAACGGGCCAGTCGATCTGGGTGGCGTTCATCGTCAACGAGACGGTCAGCCCAACTGCGCAGACCGTGATCCGGCGGGCGTTGTACGAGGAAAGCCACACCATGAGGGGATTGTCCCCGGCGGACAAAGAGGCGGCGGCCGACCTCAGGGTGCGGGGCAAACTGGCCTCCTATACCCTCAAGGCGGTCTCCTATTCTGCCGCCGACCAGGTGAAGGAATACCGTCTGACCATCTCCGTTGATCTGGAATTGCATAAAAAGGGCGGGACGGCCCCTGTGTGGAAGGGAACCGTCCAGGCATCCCAGGACTTCCCCGCGTCCACCGACCTGGCCCTGCAGCATAACGCCGAGGAGGCGGCCCTGAAGGCGGCCTCCCGGACCCTGGCCGACCGGTTTCTCGTGGCCGTGGAACAGGCCTATTGATCATGACTGCCCAGGAGTTCGAAACCGCCGTCAACAAGGGGACCATCCCGCCGCTCAGCTATCTGTACGGCGAGGAGACGTTCCTGATCGAACGGGCCGTGCGCCAATTGCTGGAACGGGCCATCGATCCTTCGCTCAAGGATTTCAACTTCAACGTTTTCTACGGCAATGAAACCAAAGGGGTCGAAATCCTCGATGCCGCCCAGACCCTGCCCATGTTCGCCGAGCGGCGGGCCGTGCTGGTAAAACGCGCCGATGCGCTCAAGGCCGATGTGCTGGAGAGCCTGCTGCCCTATGTCCGCAATCCGGCGGCAACCACGTGCCTCGTGTTCACCGGCGCCAAGATCGACCAGCGCAAGAAATTCTTCCAGGAGCTCAAGAAACAGGGCTGCCTGGTGGAATACAAGCGGCTCTACGACAACAAGCTGAGCGGCTTCATCCAGAGCGAAGCGGTGGTCCAGGGAAAAACGATCGACCCGGCCGCCGCCGGGTTGCTGTCTCTTCTGATCGGCAACAACCTCCAGGAGTTGGCGTCCCAGATTGAAAAACTGGCTGTGTACTGCGGCGACCGGTCGCGGATAACCGTGGAGGACGTACGCGTCATCGCCAGCAGCAGCAAGGCGTTTACCGCCTTCGAGCTTGCCCGCTTCCTGGGGATGCGCGATTTGCAGAATGCCCTCAAGAGTCTGGGGGCTCTCTTTCGCAACGGCGAGGATGCGCCGATGATGATCGGCGCCCTGACCCGGCATTTCCGGCAGTTGTGGCGGATCAGGGAGTTGCTGGACCGCAGGGTGTCCCAGGCCGATATCGGCCGGGAACTCAATATCCACACGTTTTTTCTGGGGGAAGTGGTCCAGCAGGCGCGCAATTTTTCGCGGGATGAATTGGGAATGTTGTTCGAGGAACTTTATCGCTGCGACGTTGCGTCCAAGACAGGGGGAGGGCAGTCGGCCGGTTTGATGCACGGCTTGGTGGTCGGGATCTGTACGGCAACGCTGGCACGGTAATGCATATGCATTTTGAAACGGGGATGAACGGGGCAACCACCGATAGGTGATGGGTAGTGCCGGCGCCGCCACATGGTCGTCAGATGCGAAAAAAGGGAACGCCCCGTTTGAGGGAGGTTCCCTTTTTGATTCATATGTGTATGTGCCGGTGTGTCTTACGCCAGGGTATTGACGAGCTTGGTCAGGCGCGACACGTTCCGGGAGGCGTTGGAGGTGTGGATCACGCCCTTGGAAGCGGAGGCGTCGATGACCGGAATGGCGGCCTTCAGGGCTGCGGTGGCGGCTTCCTTGTCCTTGGCCTCGACAGCCTCGCGCACCCGTTTGATATATGTCTTCAGCGTTGAGGTAACGTGCCGGTTGCGGGCATTCCTCTTGGCGTTCTGTTTAATCCGTTTGATTGCCGATTTGTGATGTGCCAAGCTGCACCTCCGTATGATTCTTTTCGCGTGTAATGTCTAAATTGAAGCTAGTTTAGTAACACTACTGCGGTTGCGTTGTCAAGATAAATTATGGCGACAGCCTGACCCGTCTGCCCTCCACACGAATCTTCCCCGCGCAGAAGAGGCGTATGGCCTCGGGATAGATACGATGTTCCTCATGCTGAATGCGGGCCGCGAGCTTTTCTTCCGTGTCGTCTTCCGGGACGGGAACGACCGCCTGGAGGATGATCGGACCGGTGTCGGTTCCGCCGTCCACGAAGTGAACCGTGCAGCCGCTAAAGCGGACACCGTAGTCAAGGGCTTGTTTCTGGGCGTGAAGGCCCGGGAAAGCCGGCAAAAGGGCTGGGTGGATGTTCATGATGGCGTGGGGAAACGCCGTGACCATCACATCGGTCAGAATCCGCATGAAGCCGGCCAGGACCACCAACTGGGCGCCATGGTCCCGCAACAGATCCACCAGGGCGGCATCGTACTCCCGGCGGTCGGCGTAAGCGCCACTCTCGTGGATGATTGCCGGAATGTTGTGCTTTTCGGCGCGTTTCAGGGCAAAGGCATCACGTCTGTTGCTGATCACGCACGCAATGGTGGCATTGATCCCGCCTGACGCAATGCGGTCGATAACGGCCTGGAGATTGGTGCCGTTTCCCGAAACCAGAACCGCCAGCCTGACCGGATTTCCGTCAGTCACTACCCCTCCACCAGTTCGACGCACTCGCTGCCGTCCGCGCAGGTGGTAATGTCGCCGATAACCCAAGCCTGCTCGCCAAGCCCCTTCAGGCGGTAGACGATATCCTCGGATTCCTCCTCCGAGACAGCCACCACCATGCCGATCCCCATGTTGAAGGTGCGGTACATCTCCGCACGTTCGACGTTGCCGGCCTCCTGCAAGATGTGAAAAAGGGGTTGCCGTTCCCAGCGATCCAGGTGGATGGTGGCTTTACACCCCTTGGGCAGGATGCGGGGGATGTTTTCCAGCAGTCCGCCTCCGGTGATATGGGCAATGCCGTTGATCCTGAAATCCTTGAGCAGGTTCATGATGGAACGGATATAGATGCGTGTCGGCGTCAGCAGCTCTTCGCAGACGGTCCGGCCGGTGTCGGCCAGCTGGGAGTCCAGGGACAGCCCCAGGCGTTCGAAGATGAGTTTGCGCGCCAGCGAGTAGCCGTTGCTGTGGAGTCCGCTGGAGGCTATGCCGATCAGGCGGTTGCCGACGGATATGCCCGAGCCGTCGATGATGTTGTCCCGCTCCACCACCCCTACGGCAAAACCGGCGATATCGTACTCGTTATCGGCGTAGAAACCGGGCATTTCAGCCGTTTCGCCGCCGATAAGGGCACAGCCGGCCTGTTTGCATCCTTCGGCAATTCCTTTGACGATGTCCGCCGCTTTCTCGGGCTGGAGCCTGCCGGTTGCCAGGTAGTCGAGAAAAAAGAGCGGCTCCGCTCCCTGTACCACAATATCGTTGACGCACATGGCCACCAGGTCGATGCCAACGGTATCGTGGCGGTCTGCCATAAAGGCGATCCTGAGCTTGGTGCCGACGCCGTCGGTCCCGGACACGAGCACCGGGTTTTTATATTTGGCGGTATTTAACGAAAAAAGGCCGCCGAAACCGCCGATATCTGCCATGACCTCCGGGCGGGACGTGGCCTTGACCAGCGGTTTAATCATGCTGACAAAGCTGTTGCCGGCCGCTATATCAACCCCGGCATCCTTATAGGTTATCCTTCGTTCGCTCAAACCCTCTACCTCCTTAGATGAAAAACTTTTGTAAAACACGGGCGGTAAAATGTCAATTTCAAACTGCAAAAGCTGATTTGTTCGGCTCTGGTAGCGTGCCGGTCCGGCAACAACAACAGCTTGACAATACTGGGTACTCCGCATAATATCTCACGACGCTGACATTAGCGGGGGTGATATGCAGTCGAGCCGGCTGGGAGAGATCCTGGTAAAAAACAACCTGATCACCAAGGAACAGCTTGCCAAGGCGCTTGAGGAACAAAAGCTTTCCGGTGGCCAGATGCGTCTCGGCACGATTCTGATCAAGCAAAATGCCATCAGCGACCAAAATCTTACCTCGTTTCTCTCCAAGCAATACGGCGTTCCTGCCGTCAATCTCTCTGATTATGACATAGACCCCGCCGTCATCAAGGTCATTCCCCAGGAAGTTGTCCAGAAATACCAGCTTATACCGGTCAACCGCGCCGGCGCAACGCTGATCGTCGCGGTCAGTGATCCGTCCAATCTGTTCGCCATCGAAGACATTAAGTTCATGACCGGCTATAATGTGGAGATGGTGGTTGCGTCCGAATCGGACATCAAAAACGCCATCGACAAGAATTACGATCAGTCCGCGTCGCTGGCCGATGTCATGG
The genomic region above belongs to Oryzomonas sagensis and contains:
- the purN gene encoding phosphoribosylglycinamide formyltransferase — translated: MTDGNPVRLAVLVSGNGTNLQAVIDRIASGGINATIACVISNRRDAFALKRAEKHNIPAIIHESGAYADRREYDAALVDLLRDHGAQLVVLAGFMRILTDVMVTAFPHAIMNIHPALLPAFPGLHAQKQALDYGVRFSGCTVHFVDGGTDTGPIILQAVVPVPEDDTEEKLAARIQHEEHRIYPEAIRLFCAGKIRVEGRRVRLSP
- the purM gene encoding phosphoribosylformylglycinamidine cyclo-ligase, with product MSERRITYKDAGVDIAAGNSFVSMIKPLVKATSRPEVMADIGGFGGLFSLNTAKYKNPVLVSGTDGVGTKLRIAFMADRHDTVGIDLVAMCVNDIVVQGAEPLFFLDYLATGRLQPEKAADIVKGIAEGCKQAGCALIGGETAEMPGFYADNEYDIAGFAVGVVERDNIIDGSGISVGNRLIGIASSGLHSNGYSLARKLIFERLGLSLDSQLADTGRTVCEELLTPTRIYIRSIMNLLKDFRINGIAHITGGGLLENIPRILPKGCKATIHLDRWERQPLFHILQEAGNVERAEMYRTFNMGIGMVVAVSEEESEDIVYRLKGLGEQAWVIGDITTCADGSECVELVEG
- the holA gene encoding DNA polymerase III subunit delta, whose translation is MTAQEFETAVNKGTIPPLSYLYGEETFLIERAVRQLLERAIDPSLKDFNFNVFYGNETKGVEILDAAQTLPMFAERRAVLVKRADALKADVLESLLPYVRNPAATTCLVFTGAKIDQRKKFFQELKKQGCLVEYKRLYDNKLSGFIQSEAVVQGKTIDPAAAGLLSLLIGNNLQELASQIEKLAVYCGDRSRITVEDVRVIASSSKAFTAFELARFLGMRDLQNALKSLGALFRNGEDAPMMIGALTRHFRQLWRIRELLDRRVSQADIGRELNIHTFFLGEVVQQARNFSRDELGMLFEELYRCDVASKTGGGQSAGLMHGLVVGICTATLAR
- the lptE gene encoding LPS assembly lipoprotein LptE — its product is MSFGGLFRLFPLLLLCCTLLCAGCGYRFAGTAGNTLATGQSIWVAFIVNETVSPTAQTVIRRALYEESHTMRGLSPADKEAAADLRVRGKLASYTLKAVSYSAADQVKEYRLTISVDLELHKKGGTAPVWKGTVQASQDFPASTDLALQHNAEEAALKAASRTLADRFLVAVEQAY
- the rpsT gene encoding 30S ribosomal protein S20, translated to MAHHKSAIKRIKQNAKRNARNRHVTSTLKTYIKRVREAVEAKDKEAATAALKAAIPVIDASASKGVIHTSNASRNVSRLTKLVNTLA